The following is a genomic window from Methylomarinum vadi.
GAATAACACTGAACAACCAAGAAAAAATAGATTTATTTCAACATGAAGCCAGCCATAAAATATGTAAAGACAAAGAACTTTATAAAGCGTTAAAAGAAAATCAAACTGTTGCTAGAGGACCTGGCGGAGAACCTTGGTGGGATACTTGCAACTTGGATGGCAGTGAGGATTGGTGGGATTAAAATTCCCGCCATGCATCAATCCTCCAGTCCTTGGCTAATCGTCCGTCCATTCCTTTGTTTCACCGGCGAGAACGATTGAGCCTTTCTGCTAGAACAGTAAAACTATCACATTCGGTCGGCGATCAGCCGGATCGGATGCACGACAGCGAGCTGTTTTTCCCGGTTTGAAACTCCGTTTAAATGTAAGGCGCAACCGATGTTGGTGGTAACCAGCATATCCGCCCTGCTCTCTATATGCCCCAATTTCTGCTCGCGTATTTTTTCGGCATTGTCGGGATGTGTCAGCATATAGCTTCCGCCAGCGCCGCAGCATAAATGATTGTCTTGCAACTCTTTAACATTCAAGCAAGGTATGCGTTGCAGTAACTTATAAACCGCTTGCGGGTTTTGCAGTACATTGCGCTGGGTGCACGGTTCATGGACCAATACACTGGCGTCGCTGGGTTGCAAAGTTAATCGTTCCGGCCAATGCCGCTCGACAAAATCGCAAATTTCGAACAGTTTGTCGTTAAACGCGGCCGCAACCCCCTGATCGTCGGCAACAAGGCGCGAATAGTCCCGCATCTGGCTGCCGCAACCGGTGGCGCAATAGATGACCGCATCGACTGGCAGAGCGGAAAACACTTCGATATTATGCCGTAATAATCGCTCGGCGGTGTCCCGGTCCCCGTTATGCAGATGAATGGCACCGCAACAGTTCTGCCGGCCGGGCACCACTACGCTGTATCCGATTTGGTTCAGAACCTGAATGGCGGCTAACAGCGTGGCGCGGTCGAAACGGTCGCTGATGCAGCCGCTAAACAAGGCTACGGTTCCTTTTGCATCGGCAGCAGGATAAAAGGGTTTCAAGCCCTGCAAAACCGGATGCGGCGCCAGTCTATCGGCATGTTCCAGCCCTATGAATTTCAGTAGTTTCAACTTGCGCAGCAACCATCCCAAGCCGCTGGCCTGATAAAACCAAAGCAAAGGTATTAGCGCTTTCATCCCGTTCGGACGAGCGACAAGGTATAAGGCGAGCGCCGCCCACACACTTCGTATACGCATTGCTTGGCATTGGCTTTGGGCTTGTTCGAACAATTCGGCATAGTTCATCCGGCTGGGACACACAGCCTCGCAGGTCCGACATTGCACGCAATTTTGCAGATGCCGCAATGCCTCTGAGGTCACCGGCTGCTTTTCTAGCAGCAAGCGGCCGAGGGTGCGAATACGCTGCCTTGGACCTTCCTGCTCGTCCCCGCTTATTTGATAGGTAGGGCACGAACGCAGACACAGCCCGCAACGCATGCAATCCATTGGCTCGGGAACGATCGGTCCGCACGGTTCGTTAATTTCGCCCATCGAGCCGCCGTCGAAATCCATCATATCGAACATAGTCAAGACTCCATCAGCAAAGTATAAGCACGCCGCAGTAGCTCCATTTCGGCCGGCGGCCGCCCGATCAAACCGGTTAATGGCTACATTCTGCATTGTCTGGCTTCCATCAATCGGTGCGGCGGATCAAGTAACTGAAAACGCGCCAGATAAACCATGGCGATGCCTTGCGGCGTTTCCACCTGTTCGTAAAAGCCGGTTTCGGCCATCAGCAGATCGTTATCGAGCCGAAGCTGGCTATTGACCGCCTTGATCGACTGCGTGGGAAATAGATCGACCGGCTGCGGAGTACGCTGGTCTTCGTCGACCGCCACGGACAGTTTCGGCAAGGGAGGAAAACACACCGAACCGTCGGCCTGTTGGCAAAACAGCGTCAACGCGCTGATATCCCCTTTATAGTAAAGAATGAGATGATTATGCTGCATAAATCAACGGATTATTGCCGCCGGGCATCCCATAGCGTTTTATAGGCGCTGTCCAGCCGGGACAGGCGGGTGTTAGCGTCATGAAGGTCGGCGTATTGAGGAAAACGGCTGGAATTTCCCTTGAGGTACCATTGCTCCATCGTTTGCGTTAGCCTTTCCTTGTTGTCATAGGTTTCTGCGATGCTTTTCTTGAGCCAGGCCAGACTGTTTTCCTCACCGAGGGCCACGACTTTGTAACGCACGCCTGTCTCGAAAATACGCACGCCGCCGCCCTCGGCCGCAGTCCGAAACAGCGCGTCGGCATCGACAACCTCAGCACCCGCCAGATAATCGATACCGAAATGATACATTTCCGGCATCCAGGGAACGGACGGCCCCATCAATACCGTTTTTGCCCCGGACGATAATTCGGCCAAGCGAGGAAAGGTCTTGTTGGGGATAGAGCTGGCCGATATAAACACCCAATCGGCTTCCGGCAGCAAATACTCGCAAGCCGGGTCGGGATAATCGCCAGGCTGCGGCGCCCGTTCCAACACTCGCCAACCGTATTGTTCGACATACTGTTCGATACCGGGGTAATGGCCGACCACGACCACTTTTTTATCCCGCAGCCGGGGCAGGAAATGCTCGAATACCGTTAAATTAGCGGCGCCAGGCTTAACCTCCAGCAATTCGCCGTCTGGTATCGGGCCGGCATTGATGCTGCAGTTGACGGCAGCCATGCCGACCGTGGCCTGGTAGGGTTCCCATTCCATGATCCATTTGCCGACCTCCTTCAGCGCTTTACCGGTCAAGGTGCCCGGCCATCGCAAGGTGCGCGTCGGCATAAACGGCGTCATGGCGAGCCCCGAATTCAACGTTTGATAGGGTTGGCTTTGGCAAACTGTCCAGACTAATCCGATGCTCAGACGGGCGATGGTCTGCGTGCTGCTGCAATAATCCAACAGACATTCATAAAGGCGCTTAGGATCGTCCATTATTCCAACGCCGGCAATAGTTTCGCTTCGGTTTTGATATGCCCTTTCCTACCCCAGGCATTGACGGCCTCGACGAACCAGCGCTTCTTGAGCGGATGCGGTTTGATGACATCGTATTCGGCATAAAACGAACCGTCGCTGAGAAATTGAATATTGCCGATGCGTTGTCTTTTTCCGTCATACCAATATCCGGTCAGGTTTTCATCGCAGGTATAAGGATCTTTCTTGAGAGAAAATTCGGCCTTGTCGAATTCGGGCAAGTGTTCTATTTCGTTTTTGGGGAAACCCAGCTTAACGATGGCCTGACTCATTTCCCGGCAGATCTGCCGCCCCAACAGACGATGCATTTCCAATTGATGATCGATCAGAACTTGCATGGACATTAACTTTCCTCCCG
Proteins encoded in this region:
- a CDS encoding (Fe-S)-binding protein, whose product is MFDMMDFDGGSMGEINEPCGPIVPEPMDCMRCGLCLRSCPTYQISGDEQEGPRQRIRTLGRLLLEKQPVTSEALRHLQNCVQCRTCEAVCPSRMNYAELFEQAQSQCQAMRIRSVWAALALYLVARPNGMKALIPLLWFYQASGLGWLLRKLKLLKFIGLEHADRLAPHPVLQGLKPFYPAADAKGTVALFSGCISDRFDRATLLAAIQVLNQIGYSVVVPGRQNCCGAIHLHNGDRDTAERLLRHNIEVFSALPVDAVIYCATGCGSQMRDYSRLVADDQGVAAAFNDKLFEICDFVERHWPERLTLQPSDASVLVHEPCTQRNVLQNPQAVYKLLQRIPCLNVKELQDNHLCCGAGGSYMLTHPDNAEKIREQKLGHIESRADMLVTTNIGCALHLNGVSNREKQLAVVHPIRLIADRM
- a CDS encoding DUF364 domain-containing protein, whose translation is MDDPKRLYECLLDYCSSTQTIARLSIGLVWTVCQSQPYQTLNSGLAMTPFMPTRTLRWPGTLTGKALKEVGKWIMEWEPYQATVGMAAVNCSINAGPIPDGELLEVKPGAANLTVFEHFLPRLRDKKVVVVGHYPGIEQYVEQYGWRVLERAPQPGDYPDPACEYLLPEADWVFISASSIPNKTFPRLAELSSGAKTVLMGPSVPWMPEMYHFGIDYLAGAEVVDADALFRTAAEGGGVRIFETGVRYKVVALGEENSLAWLKKSIAETYDNKERLTQTMEQWYLKGNSSRFPQYADLHDANTRLSRLDSAYKTLWDARRQ